Part of the Crossiella cryophila genome, ACTGCCCGTGCCCGCGATCAGCAACCACCTGGTCTTCGCCGGCGCACCCGGCACCGGCAAGACCACCGTGGCCCGGCTCTACGGCGAACTGCTCGCCGCACTCGGCGTACTGCGCAAGGGCCACCTGGTCGAGGTGGCCCGCGCCGACCTGGTCGGCCGCTACATCGGCCACACCGCGCACCTCACCAGGGAAGCCTTCACCAGCGCCCGCGGCGGCGTGCTGTTCATCGACGAGGCATACGCGCTCACCCCGGTCGGCGGCGCCGGCGGCGACTTCGGCCAGGAAGCCGTGGACACCCTGGTCAAACTGATGGAGGACCACCGCGACGACACCGTGGTCATCGTCGCCGGCTACTCCGCCGAGATGCGCACCTTCCTGGCCTCCAACACCGGCCTGGCCTCCCGGTTCTCCCGGCACATCGAGTTCGCCAACTACAGCACCGACGACCTGGTCACCATCGTGCACCGGATGGCGGGCGGCAACGGCTACGAATGCGCGCCGGAGACGATCACCGCGGTCCGCGAGCACTTCGCCGCCGTGCCACGCGATGAGACCTTCGGCAACGCCCGCTACGCCCGGCAGGTACTGGAAACCATGATGACCCGCCAGGCAGGGCGGCTCAGCGGAACCAGCGCGCCCACCGTGCACGACCTCCGCCTGCTGCTACCAGCCGACCTGCCCTGACCGCCGGATAACCAGGGAAATGGCGGGAAGTCGCCATGGCAGAATGACCGGGTGCCCACGACGGCGTTCGGCGACTTCCTGCGCTTCTACCGGCTTCGGCTGTCGATGACCCAGGAGGAACTGGCCGAACGCACCGGGGTGAGCGTGCGCGCGATCAGCGACATGGAACGCGGCCGCGCGCTCAGCCCGCAGCGGCGCACGGTGGAACTACTGGTCACCGGCCTGGAACTGACGCCGGAAGAGGCAGGCGAGTTCATCGGACTGGCCCGCGCCGGCCGCAAAACCGCGGTGGCCGAGGACAAACCGGTGCACCCGGAGACGGCCAAGGCCAGCGCGGTCTGCGCGTTGCCGCCGGTGCTCACCGAACTCACCGGCCGGGAACGCGACCAGCGCGCGCTGACCGCCTTCGCCAAGGACGCCGAAGCCAACGGCCGGCTCCAGCTCGCCGTGGTGCACGGCCCGCCCGGCGCGGGCAAAACCGCACTGGCCGTGGACGCCGGACACCGGCTGACCGGCCTGTTCGGCAACGGCTGCCTGTTCCTGGACCTGCGCGGCATGGACCCCGAACCACTCTCCGCGGACCGGGCCGTGCACCGGCTGCTGCGTGGCTTCGGCGTGGACGAACGCAAGATCCCGGCCGACCCCGACGACCGCCTCGCCCTCTACCGCTCACTGCTGCAGGACCGCTCGGTGCTGCTGGTGCTGGACAACGCCGCCTCCGAGGCCCAGATCCGCCCACTGCTGGCCACCAGCCCCGGCTCGATGGTGCTGGTCACCAGCCGCAGCACCCTGGCCGGACTGGACGCGCGGCACCGGGTCGCGCTGGAACTGCTCGACGGCGACCGCGCGGTCGAACTGCTCGGCGTGGTCGCCGGCACCCACCGGGTCGCCGCCGAACACGAGGCCGCCCGCCGGGTCGCCACCCTCTGCGGCGGCGTGCCGCTGGCCCTGCTCATCGCGGGCAACCGGCTGGCCAGCCGCACCCAGTGGACCATCGCGCACCTGGCCGACCAGCTCGCCGACGAACGCCGCAGGCTCTCCGTGCTCACCGCCGGCGACCTGCAGGTGCGCGCCGCCTTCGAGCTGTCCTACCACCACCTCGAACCCGCGGCCGCCCGGATGTTCCGGCGGATCGCGCTCGTGCCAGGCCCGGACACCTCGGTCGAGCTGGCCGCGGTGGTCTCCGGGCAGCCCGCACACCTGGCCGAGGCCGCCCTGGAGGAGCTGGCCGACGCCAGCCTGCTCGGCTTCAGCGATATTCCCGGCCGCTTCACCAGCCACGACCTGCTGCGCGTCTTCGCAAGGGAACGCCTCGAACTGGACGAGACCGCCGAGGACGTGCGCGCGGCCAACGAGCGGATGCGGGACTGGCTGCTCGCGGTGGCCACCAAGGCCGCCCTGTACTTCGACCACGACCAGCCCGACCCGGCGAGCACCATCGACGGCCCGGACCCGGTGCGCGACCGGGAAACCGCGAAAACCTGGCTGGCCCTGGAACAAGCCCACTGGCGCGGTGCGGTGCGCTGTGCCGCCGCCGCGGGCGAACACCGCAAGGTCCTCGACCTGGCCACCGCCATGCACTGGTACTCCGACCTGCGCGGCACCGGCGAACTGTGGCTGGAGGTCTTCGGCGCCGGCGCGGCCTCGGCCCAGGCCCTCGGCGAGGTCAAGGCCAGCGCCGAACAGTTCAACTACCTGGCCTGGGCGCACTACGCGCTCTGCGGCCAGGCCCGCGAGGCACTGGCCGCGAACCAGCTCGCCGTGGCCGCCGCGGTGGCAGCGGACGACCTGCTCGCCGAAGCCTGGGCCTGGTACTACCGGTCCGGCATCGAACGACGGCTGACCACCCCGCAGGAGGCCATCCGGCTCGCCCGCCGCTCGGTCGAACTGTTCGAGCGAGCCGGCTACCCCAACGGCGAACACCTCGCGCTGTCCATGCTCGGCGCGATGCTGCACGTGGCAGGCGAATACCCCGAGGCGGTGGCGGTGAACCGGCTGGCAGAGGCGCACTACCGCGGCTCGGCCACCGCCCCCGGCAACGACGAACTGCTGTCCATGGTGCTGACCCGGCTGGCCGACAGCCTGGCCGCCACCGGCGAGGTCACCACCGCGCTGGACCTGCTGGACGAGGCCGAAACGCTGTTCCGCAAACACGAGGTGTCCACCGGCCTGTCCCGGGTGCGCTTCCTGCGGGGCCGGGTGCTGATCCGGGCCGGCCGTCCCGCCGAGGCCAGGGAACAACTGCTGTCCAGCCTGGACGAGGCCCGCTGGTCCGAGGCCAGGGTGGAGATGCTGGTGCTGCTGGCCGAACTCGCCGACGACTGCGGGGAAACGGCCCAGGCCCGCGAGCACCGGGTGCGCGCGCTGGCCGAATGCGCCCGCTACGACTCGCCCACCGTGCGCGGCACCGCGGGCCGGCTCGCCGCCCAACTCGGCCTCGCCGTACCCGAATCCGCCTGACCCGGCCCGCTCACCAGCCCGCCGCGGTGACCCCGTGCGCGGCCAGCGCCTCGGTCATCGCGATGGTCGCGTGGTGCACCCTGGACTTCACCGTGCCCACCGGCACCCCGATCACCGCCGCCGCCCGCAACCGGGTCTGGTCCAGCCGGTAGACCTGCTCCAAAGCCTGCCGCTGCATCGGATTCAGCCGCGCCAGCCCCTGGTCCACCACACAGCGCTCCAGCACCTCGTCGGCGAAGTCCGTGCCACTGGGCAGCGCGTCGAAATCATCGTCGTCCAGCAGCACCGGACGCGCGTTGTCCCGCCGCGCCCAGTCGACGATCAGGTTGCGCGCCACGGTGAACAGCCAGGCCCGCACCCTGGCGTCCTTCGCGGCCAACGTCTCGCTGTTGCGCCAGGCCCGCAACATGCACTCCTGCACCACGTCCTCGGCCCGGTGCGGATCACCCGGCAACAGGCGGCGGGCGAAACGCAGCAGGACCTCCCGGTGCTCGGCGTGCAGCTCGGCCACGGTGCTCACGGTGACCTCCCTCGAGATCGCGAAGTTCTTGCCGCTGAGTCCACCCGCCAGGGCACCCGGCTGCCACGCGGAAGGACCGGCAGAACCGGGCCTGGGCGGCCTTCTGCCGGTCTGTCCGCGTGGCCGCGCGAGGGCCCCGCGGGTTCGATCGGGCAGCGAGGATCCGCGACTCCGAGAGGTGCCAGGTGACCGGCGACATCCGCTGCTCCACAACGTTCCGGGCCTTCGCCGAGGCCAGTCCCGGCCCCGCCTGGCGCGACCACGTGCGCAGGCACTGGCCCCGGCTGCGGGCCACGGCCGCCGACCACCCGGACGCCCAGACCTGGCGCACCACGGTGCTGTCCCTGACCAGCTCCCCGCTCGCGCACCTGGCCGCCGACCTGGCCGAGGCCGCCGGGCTGCCCGACCCGGACCTGCCCGCCTTCCTCACCCACGTCAACCCGCCGGCCCCGGTCGTCTCCGGTGCCCAGGGCACCGGCGGCGCCTCCCTGATCCGCAACCTGGACATCGACGTCAACCAGCACGAGTCCACGCTGTGGCTCAGCAAACTCGGCACCCGCCGCGTCCTGGGCACCACCTCGGGCCTGTGGGGCCTGCTGGACGGCATGAACGAGGACGGCCTGGCCGTCTCCCTCACCTCCGGCGGCGACCACCGGCACACCGAGGGCCTCAGTGGACCGCTACTCGTCCGCCACCTGCTCGAACACTGCACCACCGTCGCCGCCGTCGACGAGGTCCTGGCCTGCTGGCCCACCGCCAGCACGCACGACCTCACCGTCATCGACGCCACCGGCGCCCGCGCCGGCTACCGCCTCACCCCCGGCGAACCCACCCAGCGCGGCCGCACCCGGCACTGGCCCGAGGTCTCCGAAGCCATCGCCGCCATGCTCACCCGACCCCGCCACCGCACCGGCTACACCACCGGCGCGGGCACCCTGCACACCGCCGTCTACCACCCGGCCGAGGGCGAGCTGACCCTGATCTGGCCCGACGGCGTGCGCACCTGGTCCTTCACCAACTTCACCCCCGCCCAGCGCCTGCTCGAATACCCGGCCACCCCCGCCTGAACCCGGCCCCCAGGCGTCAGGCCCCGCCTACACTTGCCGGTCATGGGCGTCGAACTCCGGCATTTGCGTGCCTTCGTGGCAGTGGCCCAGCAGCTGTCCTTCACCAGGGCCGCCGAACACCTGATCGTCACCCAGCCCGCACTGACCAGGACGATCAAACAGCTCGAAGCCGCCCTCGAAGTACGGCTGTTCGACCGCGACTCCCGCCACGTCGCCCTCACCCCCACCGGCGCCGACTTCCTGGGCAGGGCCCAGCAGGTCCTCACCGCGATGGACCAGACCCTCGCCTCGGTGAAAGCCCAGGTCACCATCCGCTTCGGCTTCAGCTGGCTGCTGCCGGACCCCTGGGCCCAGACCACCGTCGGCAACTACGAGAAGGCCACCGGCAACTCGGTCTCCCTGATCCGCATCGACGACCCCCTGGCCGCGGTCGAGGAGGGCAAGGTCGACGTCGCGGTAGTCCGCGGCAGCCACCCATCCACCCCTGCCACCAAGGTGCTGCACCTGTTCGACGAGGTCCGGGTCGCCGTCTGCTCGGCCAACTGCAAACTCGCCGGCGCCGACCGCCTGCACTGGACCGAGGTCCCCGACTGGCCCCTGGTGGTCAACACCGTCAGCGGCACCACCGGCCCCTGGTCCTGGCCGGACGGCGACGGCCCGCGGCGGATCATCGAAACCCGCAACTTCGACGAGTGGCTGGAATCAGTGGCGGCCAACCGAGGCATCGGCGTGGTCCCCGAGGTGGCGATGCGCCGCAACATCCACCCCGCCGTCCGCTTCGTCCCGCTGATCGGCGCCCCCACCAGCCCCGTGTCCATCGCCTTCCAGCCCCAGCACCGGGACCGCAGACTCCGCCACTTCATCGAGGCCGCCGCGGCCGCGGCCGTCAACTGCTGCCCGATCCCCCCACAGCCCGTGTAGCCCGATAATCCGCCACCGGCATCCCACCCCACCCCCAATTCCCCAAAGGCACCTCCTCAATCACCACAAAAGTAGACTCCAAAGGCTTGCCCAAAACATCCAGCAAAACCTGACTAACCCCCGCGATCACCCGAGCCTTCTCCGACTCGGTAACCGCCTCCACCCCAGGAGAACTACCCTCCCGAGTAACCCGAACACTAACAAAAGGCACAACAAACCCCTTCCAATCCAGAAAAAAGCAACCCGCACTCAGTGCCCAGCACTCTGCCCGCCATCAACATGCAAAATCTCCCCGGTGACAAACGAGGAATTCTCCAGGAACAACACCGCATCCACCACGTCCCCCACCTGCCCAATCCGCCCCAACGGATGCAACCCACCCAACGCCGCATGCGTCTCCACCGAATGCATCGGAGTGGCAATCACCCCCGGCGAAACAGCATTGACCCGAATCCCCCGCCCCGCGTACTCCACAGCCAACGCCTTGGTAGCCGCCTGCACCCCACCCTTGCTCAACGAGGCCAAAACCGAAGGCACCGCACTAAGCGCATGCTCCACCAACGTGGTAGTCACATTGACAACATGCCCCCCATCCCCCTGCACAAGCATCCGCTCCACCACCAACTGAGTAACCCCAAAAAACCCAGCCACATTAACCCCCATCACCCCCGCATAGTCCTCCGCCGTATACTCAACAAACGGCTTAGCCAAAAAAACCCCAGCATTGTTAACCAACGTATCAACCCGCCCAAACTCCCCCACCGCAGCCTCAACAACAGCCCGAGCAGTCCCCACCTCCGAAATATCCCCAGCCACCGCAACAACCCCCGGATCCCTCGACTCACCAATGTTCCGAGAGTTAGCCACCACCCCCCACCCCAACTTCCGATACCCCGCAACAAGAGCAGCCCCAATCCCCTGCGAAGCCCCCGTAACCACCACAACCCGCCGCACACCAACAGCCACAACAACCCCAATCCAAACCCAAAAACAATCCCCACCGGCCATTCCCAGCCGCTCCCCCAAAAACTACAACCCAAACCCACCCCCGAGAAATGCCGCCCCCAACCCACCAATGCCCCCCAGACATAGACCCAGCCCACCCCACCCCACCCCCACCCGAGTGTTGGCCGATCTCGTACGCCAAGTTGGCCGTTGTCGTACGGCATGTTGGCCGT contains:
- a CDS encoding carcinine hydrolase/isopenicillin-N N-acyltransferase family protein, which encodes MTGDIRCSTTFRAFAEASPGPAWRDHVRRHWPRLRATAADHPDAQTWRTTVLSLTSSPLAHLAADLAEAAGLPDPDLPAFLTHVNPPAPVVSGAQGTGGASLIRNLDIDVNQHESTLWLSKLGTRRVLGTTSGLWGLLDGMNEDGLAVSLTSGGDHRHTEGLSGPLLVRHLLEHCTTVAAVDEVLACWPTASTHDLTVIDATGARAGYRLTPGEPTQRGRTRHWPEVSEAIAAMLTRPRHRTGYTTGAGTLHTAVYHPAEGELTLIWPDGVRTWSFTNFTPAQRLLEYPATPA
- a CDS encoding tautomerase family protein, with translation MPFVSVRVTREGSSPGVEAVTESEKARVIAGVSQVLLDVLGKPLESTFVVIEEVPLGNWGWGGMPVADYRATRAVGGSGSS
- a CDS encoding ATP-binding protein; its protein translation is MPTTAFGDFLRFYRLRLSMTQEELAERTGVSVRAISDMERGRALSPQRRTVELLVTGLELTPEEAGEFIGLARAGRKTAVAEDKPVHPETAKASAVCALPPVLTELTGRERDQRALTAFAKDAEANGRLQLAVVHGPPGAGKTALAVDAGHRLTGLFGNGCLFLDLRGMDPEPLSADRAVHRLLRGFGVDERKIPADPDDRLALYRSLLQDRSVLLVLDNAASEAQIRPLLATSPGSMVLVTSRSTLAGLDARHRVALELLDGDRAVELLGVVAGTHRVAAEHEAARRVATLCGGVPLALLIAGNRLASRTQWTIAHLADQLADERRRLSVLTAGDLQVRAAFELSYHHLEPAAARMFRRIALVPGPDTSVELAAVVSGQPAHLAEAALEELADASLLGFSDIPGRFTSHDLLRVFARERLELDETAEDVRAANERMRDWLLAVATKAALYFDHDQPDPASTIDGPDPVRDRETAKTWLALEQAHWRGAVRCAAAAGEHRKVLDLATAMHWYSDLRGTGELWLEVFGAGAASAQALGEVKASAEQFNYLAWAHYALCGQAREALAANQLAVAAAVAADDLLAEAWAWYYRSGIERRLTTPQEAIRLARRSVELFERAGYPNGEHLALSMLGAMLHVAGEYPEAVAVNRLAEAHYRGSATAPGNDELLSMVLTRLADSLAATGEVTTALDLLDEAETLFRKHEVSTGLSRVRFLRGRVLIRAGRPAEAREQLLSSLDEARWSEARVEMLVLLAELADDCGETAQAREHRVRALAECARYDSPTVRGTAGRLAAQLGLAVPESA
- a CDS encoding LysR family transcriptional regulator yields the protein MGVELRHLRAFVAVAQQLSFTRAAEHLIVTQPALTRTIKQLEAALEVRLFDRDSRHVALTPTGADFLGRAQQVLTAMDQTLASVKAQVTIRFGFSWLLPDPWAQTTVGNYEKATGNSVSLIRIDDPLAAVEEGKVDVAVVRGSHPSTPATKVLHLFDEVRVAVCSANCKLAGADRLHWTEVPDWPLVVNTVSGTTGPWSWPDGDGPRRIIETRNFDEWLESVAANRGIGVVPEVAMRRNIHPAVRFVPLIGAPTSPVSIAFQPQHRDRRLRHFIEAAAAAAVNCCPIPPQPV
- a CDS encoding sigma-70 family RNA polymerase sigma factor → MSTVAELHAEHREVLLRFARRLLPGDPHRAEDVVQECMLRAWRNSETLAAKDARVRAWLFTVARNLIVDWARRDNARPVLLDDDDFDALPSGTDFADEVLERCVVDQGLARLNPMQRQALEQVYRLDQTRLRAAAVIGVPVGTVKSRVHHATIAMTEALAAHGVTAAGW
- a CDS encoding SDR family NAD(P)-dependent oxidoreductase, encoding MAGGDCFWVWIGVVVAVGVRRVVVVTGASQGIGAALVAGYRKLGWGVVANSRNIGESRDPGVVAVAGDISEVGTARAVVEAAVGEFGRVDTLVNNAGVFLAKPFVEYTAEDYAGVMGVNVAGFFGVTQLVVERMLVQGDGGHVVNVTTTLVEHALSAVPSVLASLSKGGVQAATKALAVEYAGRGIRVNAVSPGVIATPMHSVETHAALGGLHPLGRIGQVGDVVDAVLFLENSSFVTGEILHVDGGQSAGH